A genomic window from Elaeis guineensis isolate ETL-2024a chromosome 3, EG11, whole genome shotgun sequence includes:
- the LOC105041303 gene encoding putative metallophosphoesterase At3g03305 — MASESLICFLSPLFLLFSALSSSMEIHNEAGGDRDYVTRESFPMDGDVAWVVQVSDLHLSAFHPERAEDLVSRLASALRVIRPSLLLITGDITDAKNKRRTSTRQDETEWIQYRDTMDAIVRLSGIDRRTIFDIRGNHDKYGVPYVGHKLDFFSTYSVSSQQNRLSTIQSISLLGRERKYIFLGIDDTIGTGIRGPSNLFGHPTDKRMDILESELQYSDNYSGSLVTKIVFGHFPMSFTASSERGKRYESIFANHSVSAYICGHLHAKFGKQLWRLHTVELTSNVKEPEIVKQFWEWEVGDWKDSRLIRILAIDAGEVSFLDLEFLDKHKLLEDFETTILITYPTDSRNMNRIKTDSQSFRNDINALIFSPQPIINVTARVFDSFRDFKMVEEIPLQVATNSGTQKPLFHAKWNADNYRSVSATRYWLQVFVIDSQGKEIASQPRPFSVEGKLGHYQNTWLTHLIFEVQWENLYLILLWSNVGFLILFLFLPKVLNYFMEKNASYQKWVMSVSVSSHIQQRKSFFWVLWFLTEGSRSGMLWFTMMIYFFYLLKLPWFWGHATSEDGDVAGMYLSGWRIQVPNSSMMIDNLGIPDIFTIALPFMYLVVTPMIILIYCLFAERSAVCLCSIGNIRCSNGPLLMESEQGSQDVSEVPTNSSEDINHPSVYKTCGGWTRWVILLACLVIIVIHFKLCCSLMLAYGGGPVALSPALMWAPPLFLAAAFYSTRTIVNH; from the exons ATGGCCTCTGAATCTTTGATCTGCTTCCTTTCccccctcttcctcctcttctccgcTCTCTCGTCGTCGATGGAAATCCACAACGAGGCCGGAGGAGATAGAGATTACGTGACGAGGGAGTCGTTCCCCATGGACGGGGACGTGGCGTGGGTCGTCCAGGTCTCCGATCTCCATCTCAGCGCCTTCCACCCGGAGCGCGCGGAGGACCTCGTGAGCCGCCTCGCCTCCGCGCTCCGCGTCATCCGGCCCTCTCTCCTCCTTATCACTGGGGATATCACTG ATGCTAAAAACAAGAGACGGACAAGCACAAGGCAGGATGAGACAGAATGGATCCAATACAGAGACACCATGGATGCAATTGTTAGATTAAGTGGCATAGACAGGAGGACAATCTTTGACATAAGAGGCAATCATGACAAATATGGAGTTCCCTATGTTGGACACAAGTTGGACTTTTTTTCCACTTACAGTGTCAGTTCACAGCAAAATAGGCTGAGCACCATTCAAAGTATCTCTCTTCTG ggaagagagagaaaatacatcTTTTTGGGAATAGATGACACAATTGGTACTGGGATACGTGGGCCGTCAAATTTGTTTGGTCATCCAACTGACAAAAGAATGGATATATTGGAATCAGAACTCCAGTATTCTGACAATTATTCTGGAAGCTTGGTAACAAAAATTGTCTTTGGGCATTTCCCAATGTCTTTTACTGCTTCATCGGAAAGGGGTAAACGCTATGAAAGTATATTCGCAAACCACTCTGTTTCTGCATACATATGTGGCCACCTGCATGCAAAGTTTGGTAAGCAGCTCTGGAGGCTCCATACTGTTGAATTGACGTCTAATGTCAAAGAGCCTGAGATAGTTAAACAGTTCTGGGAATGGGAAGTAGGAGATTGGAAGGACTCCAGATTGATCAGAATTCTAGCTATAGATGCAGGGGAAGTTTCCTTCCTTGATTTGGAATTTCTTGACAAACACAAACTGCTAGAGGATTTTGAAACTACCATCCTTATCACATATCCCACTGATTCAAGAAATATGAATCGAATTAAAACTGATAGCCAGTCATTTAGAAATGATATCAATGCTCTCATCTTCTCTCCTCAACCAATCATCAATGTCACTGCTAGGGTTTTTGATTCATTTAGAGATTTTAAGATGGTGGAAGAAATACCACTGCAGGTTGCAACTAATTCTGGCACTCAGAAACCATTATTTCATGCCAAATGGAATGCTGACAACTACAGAAGTGTATCTGCAACTCGTTATTGGCTGCAGGTTTTTGTGATAGACTCCCAGGGAAAGGAGATTGCAAGCCAACCAAGACCATTTTCAGTTGAAGGTAAACTCGGACATTATCAAAATACATGGTTGACTCATTTAATTTTTGAAGTTCAGTGGGAGAATCTATATTTGATTCTTTTGTGGAGCAATGTTGGGTTtctcatcttatttttatttcttccaaAAGTTCTAAATTATTTCATGGAGAAAAATGCATCATATCAGAAGTGGGTCATGTCAGTCTCTGTCTCCTCGCATATCCAGCAGAGAAAGAGCTTTTTTTGGGTTTTATGGTTTTTGACAGAGGGCTCAAGGAGTGGGATGCTATGGTTTACCATGATGATATATTTCTTCTATCTGCTCAAATTGCCATGGTTCTGGGGTCACGCAACATCTGAGGATGGAGACGTTGCAGGAATGTATTTATCTGGCTGGAGAATACAGGTTCCAAACAGTTCCATGATGATAGACAATCTTGGCATCCCCGACATATTTACCATCGCCTTACCATTCATGTATTTGGTAGTAACTCCAATGATTATTCTCATTTACTGCTTGTTTGCCGAAAGGTCGGCAGTATGTTTGTGCTCTATAGGGAACATAAGGTGCTCGAATGGACCACTGTTGATGGAATCAGAGCAGGGTTCGCAAGATGTATCGGAGGTTCCAACCAACTCCTCGGAGGACATTAATCATCCCTCAGTATATAAGACATGTGGAGGTTGGACAAGATGGGTCATCCTGTTGGCATGTTTGGTCATTATCGTAATACATTTTAAG CTATGTTGCTCCCTCATGTTGGCATATGGAGGTGGACCTGTTGCCTTGTCACCCGCCTTGATGTGGGCGCCACCTTTATTTTTGGCTGCAGCTTTTTATTCAACAAGGACCATTGTGAATCACTAG